One stretch of Plasmodium vivax chromosome 8, whole genome shotgun sequence DNA includes these proteins:
- a CDS encoding hypothetical protein, conserved (encoded by transcript PVX_095310A), whose amino-acid sequence MKGSYDSFSKDNSDEEQSKHQTQSEKKKMMVKYMSTIEAGMKEGEVNSLKEKKSDEGISDGGGEDGEDASYVDSEDHIILTDENGALSGGTGGDPSNNDSPCGNDDDYSVGEGSARSVRSEGSAGSVRSEGRNHLSSGPVRDAHAAGVAHLFRFPRLVLLHPLRFRFYEDLHTFPSYGRLRSAVWSLGRRKKKKKKQNSRVHYRMAAVIEMLTTRVGMAGMHFPQKGPCTKRGEAPMVAKGGRETTGGTHLNVEGGSPHKSGEEGDETPFNTKDNVPNIEQMHMNERRNALFDVEIKDINDWKSKYRQLTSSFRKLEKEMNKTINSEHIEPVTRRSIKQHKDFLDNEYKEWLSVLLKTVSEFKKNIGAHVSELNEKEYLILSKNIFEDFREKYLEESHLNIVLYLTVTKHDIPVDEHVGKYLQGCYESVNTDKTLHSAIQKLLEVNAHIRVIGGRTGTWEEDEHNYFMKVYESNANLGDEVLVGMLKSCMNKSEEEIIEHVSWYKQFLSYNSLKIRCLNSISIVNVNEQRKNDSKVEEKKHMIKKWREKKQQESAIKMKELQDMKKEEMKINKIIRENIKKKKQMIQEQLNSKKEEMKKNKMEKQQKSVLSEESLQRINERNERILQKKVQSNLTLNEENNEREKKTSKQKYMHIQSKLLSNTDNLLRRIESSVETIKNIL is encoded by the exons ATGAAGGGCAGCTATGATTCCTTTAGCAAAGACAATTCAGATGAAGAACAATCGAAGCATCAAACTCaaagtgagaaaaagaaaatgatggtTAAGTATATGAGCACAATCGAGGCAGGCATGAAGGAGGGAGAAGTTAATTcattgaaagaaaaaaaatcagatGAGGGCATTTCTGACGGGGGTGGGGAGGATGGAGAAGACGCAAGTTACGTAGACAGTGAGGACCACATCATTTTAACGGACGAAAATGGGGCACTGTCGGGCGGCACAGGGGGCGATCCCTCCAACAATGACTCCCCGTGCGGTAATGATGACGATTATTCTGTGGGCGAGGGGAGCGCAAGAAGTGTAAGAAGTGAAGGAAGTGCAGGAAGTGTTAGAAGTGAAGGCAGGAACCACCTCAGTTCAGGCCCCGTAAGAGATGCTCACGCCGCTGGGGTGGCCCATCTTTTTAGGTTCCCCCGACTAGTTTTGCTTCACCCGCTACGTTTTCGCTTTTACGAGGACCTGCACACTTTTCCCTCTTACGGTAGGCTTCGCTCAGCGGTGTGGAGCctggggaggaggaagaagaaaaagaagaagcagaacaGCAGAGTGCACTACCGTATGGCGGCAGTGATAGAGATGCTGACCACTCGAGTGGGGATGGCGGGGATGCACTTCCCGCAGAAGGGGCCCTGCacgaagaggggggaagcgccgaTGGTAGCAAAG ggggggagagagacAACCGGGGGCACCCACCTCAACGTAGAAGGAGGCAGCCCACACAAGTCAGGTGAAGAGGGTGACGAGACCCCCTTCAACACGAAGGATAATGTCCCTAACATAGAACAAATGCACATGAACGAAAGGAGAAATGCCCTCTTCGATGTTGAAATTAAGG ATATAAACGATTGGAAGTCCAAATACAGACAGTTGACATCATC CTTCCGcaaattggaaaaggaaatgaatAAAACGATCAACAGTGAACATATCGAGCCAGTAACG AGACGAAGCATCAAGCAGCATAAGGACTTCCTAGACAACGAGTATAAGGag TGGCTGTCCGTTTTGCTAAAGACCGTTTCGGAGTTCAAAAAGAACATTGGGGCTCACG TTTCCGAGCTGAACGAAAAGGAGTACCTAATTTTGTCCAAAAATATCTTCGAGGATTTCCGGGAGAAATACTTGGAAGAG AGCCACCTAAACATCGTCCTCTATTTGACCGTGACGAAGCACGACATACCAGTTGACGAGCACGTTGGGAAGTACCTCCAGGGGTGTTACGAATCGGTGAACACGG acAAGACGCTGCACAGCGCCATACAGAAGCTGCTGGAAGTGAATGCGCACATTAGGGTTATAGGCGGGAGAACG GGCACCTGGGAGGAAGACGAGCACAACTACTTTATGAAGGTGTACGAGAGCAACGCCAATTTGGGAGATGAG GTTCTCGTTGGAATGCTGAAAAGCTGCATGAACAAATCGGAGGAGGAAATTATTGAGCACGTGTCTTGGTACAAGCAGTTCCTCTCGTATAATAGCTTAAAGATCAGGTGCCTGAACAGCATCAGCATCGTTAATGTGAAT GAGCAGCGCAAGAACGACTCCAAAGttgaggagaaaaagcaCATGATAAAGAaatggagggagaaaaaac AGCAAGAGTCGGCCATCAAGATGAAGGAACTGCAAGAcatgaaaaaggaggaaatgaagataaacaaaataattcgCGAGAA catcaaaaagaaaaagcagatGATACAGGAGCAGCTgaacagcaaaaaggaggaaatgaagaaaaac aaaatggaaaagcagCAGAAGAGCGTCCTGTCTGAGGAATCGTTGCAGAGGATTAATGAGCGGAATGAACG CATTTTACAAAAGAAGGTGCAGTCGAATTTGACCCTTAACGAGGAGAACAACGAGcgggaaaagaaaacatcCAAGCAGAAGTACATGCACATCCAGAGCAAGCTACTGAGCAACACAG ATAACCTGTTGAGGAGAATTGAGTCCAGCGTAGAGACGATAAAGAACATTTTGTAG
- a CDS encoding hypothetical protein, conserved (encoded by transcript PVX_095315A) has product MNFRRLSANLLVCWLVQIYVERKRPHSKAPKLPPTKNDQNGDPSGLTNSVDSLVENILEVVHYLEDMNNYIIDFKKELQSKFEHLVQHDANLYESYEHNENILTQIYAYNENKLHRYSKYLENLKNVKLEMFNDTINNIQRENIYYVNFVYKNFLSKIDLLSDLNKKKLDKERRKNLRELNKYLEELKNKMMNMEQKFSQVIKEKSECIRSSNQENISRFETSATDYLNGNSNFDTFSSYVINDFLLNGKRINVLNYENNSFFKSNFLYFNFLHNYIKAKKNEKILNIYIYLKDPLIKEHELSYLNYYVIVDLHIVDVIVKNVELLAKAKGKSPSDFNDVLICVDNYTVKYNVLSSNIYLDLQPDIKNFFSSSNANKIDEKKIQDILAQLRKKNKANYENTIFADEYYRREAGGENPTGEKPTGEKKPTGGSGHPNLYLMKKNIFFDSKKEYYKKFLSFYTYEEIFRILCSDNSSCSLNILNSLDHVNKNTFILKSHLTVKSELKRFFQVNQSELLSSRRRTEEASVASELNEASEAVKPTQPGASPQLGVPGQAGASPQLGASPQLGVPGQTGASPQAGTTPTPNVCPVQKPNIFSPSSDMCPRPAGKNPQPVQCSQDNFINMSNVDDYLNTYYVSYHESFKVVKREQYYSILSHIFESYLSKADSPEMSGKFPHLRSRNNISINYLGMLPEIVKAYKTFKYCNSLYALGNTYIRKGTQEEMVAEAEAEAEVEAAGAGAGPDGEDDPEEEEEEEEENNGANANAEKGNPGEAGPLQPHSEITNEIAFLKRNNHKYMKLFQQHVEEEIKFINFFEVLIKKKVAVILEKNEFLKLYIFYGKKKLPNLPYTNLFFNCRTIIKIEVLRDVNTKQIIYSSRSFFLETLITLKEYKIKNESAYIIIETSDEKSSIKKRLKMEMLSRISPMSHINAYIISNNGRETVYHKGNVYQRSANDIKEVISDIRNDFLNIILPQYNMFDLFDSHIYIIICLKNENC; this is encoded by the exons ATGAATTTCAGACGGCTGAGCGCGAACCTGCTTGTGTGCTGGCTGGTACAGATATACGTGGAGAGGAAGCGCCCGCATT CGAAGGCGCCGAAGCTGCCGCCCACGAAGAATGACCAGAATGGAGACCCGTCTGGACTGACGAACAGCGTGGACTCGCTGGTGGAGAACATCCTGGAAGTGGTGCACTACCTGGAGGACATGAACAATTACATCATCGACTTTAAGAAGGAGCTGCAGAGCAAATTCGAGCACCTGGTGCAGCACGACGCCAATCTGTATGAGTCCTACGAACATaacgaaaatattttgaccCAGATTTACGCCTACAATGAGAATAAGCTGCACAGGTACTCCAAATATTTGGAGAATCTGAAGAACGTCAAACTGGAAATGTTTAATGATACGATTAATAATATCCAGAGGGAGAATATTTACTACGTCAATTTTGTGTACAAGAATTTTCTCTCCAAGATTGACCTGCTGAGCGATCTGAACAAGAAG AAACTCGACAAGGAGCGGCGCAAGAACCTGCGCGAGCTGAACAAGTACCTGGAGGAGCTGAAGAACAAGATGATGAACATGGAGCAAAAGTTCAGCCAAGTGATAAAGGAGAAGTCGGAGTGCATACGGAGCTCGAACCAAGAAAACATAAGCAGGTTCGAGACGTCCGCCACGGACTACCTCAACGGAAACAGCAACTTTGACACCTTCTCCAGCTACGTAATAAATGACTTCCTcctaaatggaaaaagaattaaCGTCCTGAATTATGAAAACAACTCCTTCTTCAAGAGCAACTTTTtgtatttcaattttttgcacaattatattaaggccaaaaaaaatgaaaaaattttaaatatctACATCTATTTGAAGGACCCCCTGATAAAGGAGCACGAGTTGTCCTACCTCAACTACTACGTCATCGTGGACCTCCACATTGTGGACGTGATTGTGAAAAATGTGGAGCTGCTAGCCAaagcgaaagggaaaagtcCTAGCGATTTTAACGATGTGCTTATCTGCGTGGACAACTACACAGTCAAGTACAACGTCCTCTCGAGCAACATTTATTTGGACCTGCAGCCGGAcataaagaattttttttcgagcagtaatgcaaataaaattgaCGAGAAGAAGATTCAGGATATTCTGGCCCAGCTcaggaagaagaacaagGCCAATTATGAGAACACTATTTTTGCCGATGAGTATTATAGGAGGGAGGCCGGCGGGGAGAATCCAACTGGGGAGAAGCCGActggggagaagaagccgaccggggggagcggccaccCTAATTTGTACCTCATGAAGAAGAACATCTTCTTCGACTCGAAGAAGGAGTACTACAAGAAGTTCCTCTCCTTCTACACGTACGAGGAAATATTTCGCATCCTCTGTAGCGACAACAGCAGCTGCAGTTTGAACATCCTCAATTCGCTGGACCACGTGAATAAGAACACGTTCATCTTGAAGAGCCACCTGACTGTTAAGAGCGAGCTGAAGAGGTTTTTCCAGGTCAACCAGAGCGAGCTGCTCAGCAGCAGGCGCAGGACGGAAGAGGCGAGCGTGGCGAGTGAGCTAAACGAAGCGAGCGAAGCGGTTAAGCCGACTCAACCgggtgcttctccccaaCTGGGTGTGCCTGGCCAAGCGGGCGCTTCTCCCCAACTGGGTGCTTCGCCCCAACTGGGTGTGCCTGGCCAAACGGGTGCCTCTCCCCAAGCGGGCACGACCCCCACCCCAAACGTGTGCCCCGTGCAGAAGCCAAACATATTCTCCCCCAGCAGCGACATGTGCCCGAGGCCGGCGGGGAAGAACCCCCAACCAGTTCAGTGCAGTCAAGACAACTTCATCAACATGAGCAATGTGGATGACTACCTGAATACCTACTACGTGTCCTACCACGAGTCCTTCAAGGTGGTGAAGCGGGAGCAGTACTACTCCATCCTTTCGCACATTTTTGAGAGCTACTTGAGCAAAGCGGACTCTCCCGAAATGTCTGGCAAGTTTCCCCACCTGAGGAGCAGGAACAACATCTCCATCAACTACCTGGGGATGCTGCCCGAAATTGTGAAGGCGTACAAGACGTTCAAGTACTGCAACTCGCTGTACGCGCTGGGGAACACCTACATCCGCAAGGGGACCCAGGAGGAAATGGTGGCGGAGGCGGAGGCGGAggcggaagtggaagcggcgggggCAGGAGCAGGGCCAGACGGGGAGGACGACccggaagaggaggaggaagaggaagaggagaacAACGGTGCGAATGCCAACGCGGAGAAGGGAAACCCCGGAGAAGCGGGACCACTGCAGCCGCACAGCGAAATTACCAACGAAATCGCCTTCCTCAAAAGGAACAACCACAAGTACATGAAGCTGTTCCAGCAGcacgtggaggaggaaatcaAATTCATAAACTTCTTCGAAGtgctcataaaaaaaaaagtagccgtcattttggagaaaaacGAATTCCTAAAGCTCTACATTTTCTacgggaagaagaagctcccCAATCTGCCCTACACAAACTTATTCTTCAACTGCAGGACAATAATCAAAATTGAGGTCCTCAGAGATGTGAACACGAAGCAGATAATATACTCTAGTAGGTCCTTCTTCCTGGAGACTTTAATAACATTAaaggaatataaaataaaaaacgaaagcgcCTACATTATTATTGAGACTTCAGATGAAAAGAGCTCCATTAAGAAGAGACTCAAGATGGAAATGCTCTCCAGGATATCCCCCATGTCGCATATAAATGCCTATATCATTTCAAACAACGGGAGGGAGACCGTCTACCACAAGGGAAACGTGTACCAGCGGTCTGCCAATGACATAAAGGAAGTGATCAGCGACATTCGCAACGATTTTCTCAACATCATCCTCCCGCAGTACAATATGTTCGACCTGTTCGACAGCCACATTTACATCATCATTTGTTTGAAGAACGAGAATTGctaa